In Alkalidesulfovibrio alkalitolerans DSM 16529, one genomic interval encodes:
- a CDS encoding sensor histidine kinase: MKEALHNTFWRWLAVALATALVSVLHFGHPEGELGLHAVHRELYFVPIILAAFWFGFRRGLQTALAISALYVAGLLLTGFHHQTPFTAAVQVFVFLLVAAILGWLAERQRRRQAEQSEVEKLDALGQAAAVLSHDIKLHVSAMQDIHDRAGGFANPGLEGEFGSELSKARVLAGVIEGFVPPRFLKPLSGDLNAAVRDLAKEAGATALAKGVTLRLELDPAGCQATADPEAVAWALDKIVNNAVEASPSGGEVLIATRRAADACRIEVRDQGPGIAPEHMEKIFTPFFTTKPGGHGLALAGSRKSLRDLGGDILVASEPGKGAAFTIVVPREGAKIAQGAAS, translated from the coding sequence ATGAAAGAGGCCCTGCACAACACTTTCTGGCGGTGGCTCGCGGTGGCCCTGGCGACAGCCCTGGTCTCGGTGCTGCACTTCGGCCACCCGGAAGGCGAACTGGGCCTGCACGCCGTGCACCGCGAACTGTATTTCGTGCCCATCATCCTGGCCGCCTTCTGGTTCGGGTTCAGGCGCGGGTTGCAGACGGCCCTGGCCATTTCCGCGCTCTACGTCGCGGGGCTGTTGCTCACGGGGTTCCATCACCAGACGCCGTTCACGGCCGCCGTCCAGGTTTTCGTCTTCCTGCTCGTGGCCGCGATCCTGGGCTGGCTGGCCGAGCGCCAGCGCCGCAGGCAGGCCGAGCAGAGCGAGGTCGAAAAGCTCGACGCCCTGGGGCAGGCCGCCGCCGTCCTCAGCCACGACATCAAGCTGCATGTGAGCGCCATGCAGGACATCCACGACCGCGCAGGAGGCTTCGCCAACCCGGGCCTGGAAGGAGAATTCGGCTCGGAACTGTCCAAGGCGCGGGTGCTCGCGGGCGTCATCGAGGGCTTCGTGCCGCCTCGTTTCCTCAAGCCGCTTTCCGGCGATCTCAACGCCGCCGTGCGCGATCTGGCCAAGGAGGCTGGCGCTACGGCCCTCGCCAAGGGAGTGACCCTGCGCCTGGAACTCGACCCCGCCGGATGCCAGGCCACGGCCGATCCCGAAGCGGTGGCCTGGGCCCTGGACAAGATCGTGAACAACGCCGTCGAGGCTTCGCCCTCGGGTGGCGAGGTCCTGATCGCGACCCGGCGCGCGGCCGACGCCTGCCGCATCGAGGTCCGCGACCAGGGGCCGGGCATCGCGCCGGAGCACATGGAAAAAATCTTCACGCCGTTCTTCACCACCAAGCCGGGCGGCCACGGTCTGGCCCTGGCCGGAAGCCGCAAATCGCTGCGCGACCTGGGCGGCGACATCCTCGTGGCGAGCGAGCCCGGCAAGGGAGCGGCATTCACCATCGTGGTGCCGCGAGAAGGCGCAAAGATCGCTCAAGGAGCCGCGTCATGA
- a CDS encoding YHS domain-containing protein codes for MRTTSKALLPSVLVLGLALAAPALSPSHAAAQGHAGHGNGHQHHEAAKPDEARELKQTKCPVMGLTPSPDIYTDYQGKRIYFCCDYCPAEFAKDPERYLQKLKDEGVELEDAPN; via the coding sequence ATGCGCACCACGTCCAAAGCCCTTCTCCCGTCCGTTCTCGTCCTTGGCCTCGCCCTGGCCGCGCCCGCGCTCTCGCCCTCGCACGCAGCCGCCCAGGGCCACGCCGGGCACGGCAACGGGCACCAACATCACGAAGCTGCCAAGCCGGACGAGGCGCGTGAGCTCAAGCAGACCAAGTGCCCGGTCATGGGCCTCACTCCCTCGCCCGACATCTACACCGACTACCAGGGCAAGCGCATCTACTTCTGCTGCGACTACTGCCCCGCCGAGTTCGCCAAGGACCCCGAGAGGTACTTGCAGAAGCTGAAGGACGAAGGCGTCGAACTCGAAGACGCGCCCAACTAG
- a CDS encoding SpoIIE family protein phosphatase has protein sequence MSRPSENNRSGRWPGLSFKLAVAVLTATGLIFAAAFGYNYEQSRELLLHNVSARARALTLATVHKLEETLKGLEVVPDMTAHGMGQGHAGLDATLNALRDFLETTPEAYGGGVFLEPRALSDAPRTALYFAKKGGALGLSELGEDYDYFHMDWYMLPKLLGRGVWSEPYYDEAGGEILMATYAAPVYREQGRRRVFLGVITADVSLEWLRRVVGSLSIYESGYAFLISKGGLFVSHPEGRYLMRESIFSLAEAREDESLREIGRAMTRGRQGFARLDANYFGEPVYVSYAPMPSTEWSLGLVIEEDELMSDLVTLHREVLFIGASGFLALLVLIIAISTAITRPITQLARKTAEIARGNLDVDLPVVRRRDEVGELSRSFHEMRSALKEYIANLTEATRAKERLESELKIARTIQMSFLPKRFPPFPRIKAFSLHAALVPAYEVGGDLYDFFLLDDRRLFFSVGDVSGKGVPAALFMAVTKTLMKGIAEQDFDPAEVLRKVNNELAADNDALLFVTLFCGVLDFETGELAYSNAGHNPPAILRRDGRVDPLSLPPGMAMGVMPDLEYETMRVHLAPGETLMAYTDGVNEAQDVDGAFYGDARLLALLRDAPRLDPEHLTETIFADVRRFAGEADQADDITVLALRWNGPTG, from the coding sequence ATGTCCCGTCCGTCGGAAAATAATCGCTCAGGGCGCTGGCCGGGCCTGTCGTTCAAGCTGGCCGTGGCCGTGCTCACGGCCACGGGCCTGATCTTCGCCGCCGCCTTCGGCTACAACTACGAGCAGTCGCGCGAGCTTTTGCTGCACAACGTCTCGGCACGGGCGCGCGCCCTGACCCTGGCCACGGTGCACAAGCTCGAAGAGACCCTGAAGGGCCTTGAAGTGGTCCCGGACATGACCGCGCACGGCATGGGCCAGGGCCATGCAGGGCTGGACGCGACGCTGAACGCGCTGCGCGACTTCCTGGAGACCACGCCCGAGGCTTACGGCGGCGGCGTGTTCCTGGAGCCGCGCGCACTCTCGGACGCCCCGCGCACTGCCCTGTACTTCGCCAAGAAGGGCGGCGCCCTGGGCCTCTCCGAACTGGGCGAGGACTACGACTATTTCCACATGGACTGGTACATGCTGCCCAAGCTCCTGGGCCGGGGCGTGTGGAGCGAACCCTACTACGACGAGGCGGGCGGCGAGATTCTCATGGCCACCTACGCCGCGCCCGTGTACCGCGAACAGGGCAGGCGGCGCGTCTTTTTGGGCGTGATCACGGCCGACGTCTCGCTTGAGTGGCTGCGCCGGGTGGTGGGCAGCCTTTCGATCTACGAATCGGGCTACGCCTTCCTCATCAGCAAGGGCGGCCTGTTCGTCTCGCATCCCGAGGGCCGCTACCTGATGCGCGAGAGCATCTTCAGCCTTGCCGAGGCGCGCGAAGACGAGAGTCTGCGCGAGATCGGCCGGGCCATGACGCGCGGCAGACAGGGTTTCGCCAGGCTCGACGCGAACTACTTTGGCGAGCCGGTCTACGTTTCCTACGCGCCCATGCCCTCCACGGAGTGGAGCCTGGGCCTCGTTATCGAGGAGGACGAGCTTATGTCCGACCTCGTGACCCTGCACCGCGAGGTGCTCTTCATCGGCGCGAGCGGCTTTCTCGCGCTGCTGGTGCTGATCATCGCCATCTCCACGGCCATCACGCGGCCCATCACGCAGCTCGCGCGCAAGACCGCCGAGATCGCGCGCGGCAACCTGGACGTGGACCTGCCCGTGGTCAGACGCCGAGACGAGGTGGGCGAACTTTCGCGCTCCTTCCACGAGATGCGCTCCGCGCTCAAGGAATACATCGCCAACCTCACCGAGGCCACGCGGGCCAAGGAACGCCTGGAGTCGGAGCTGAAGATCGCCCGCACCATCCAGATGAGCTTTCTGCCCAAGCGTTTCCCGCCCTTCCCGCGCATCAAGGCTTTTTCGCTGCACGCGGCCCTGGTCCCGGCCTACGAGGTGGGCGGCGACCTTTACGACTTCTTCCTGCTCGACGATCGGCGGCTTTTCTTCTCCGTGGGCGACGTCTCGGGCAAGGGCGTTCCGGCCGCGCTCTTCATGGCCGTGACCAAGACGCTCATGAAAGGCATCGCGGAGCAGGATTTCGACCCGGCCGAGGTGCTGCGCAAGGTCAACAACGAGCTGGCCGCCGACAACGACGCCCTGCTCTTCGTGACCTTGTTCTGCGGCGTTCTCGATTTCGAGACGGGCGAGTTGGCCTACTCCAACGCGGGCCACAACCCGCCCGCCATCCTGCGCCGGGACGGCCGCGTCGATCCCCTGTCCCTGCCGCCGGGCATGGCCATGGGCGTGATGCCCGACCTGGAGTACGAAACAATGCGCGTCCACCTTGCCCCAGGCGAGACGCTCATGGCTTACACCGACGGCGTGAACGAGGCCCAGGACGTTGACGGCGCGTTCTATGGCGACGCGCGGCTGCTCGCGCTCTTGCGCGACGCTCCCCGGCTCGATCCCGAGCATCTGACCGAGACGATCTTCGCTGACGTGCGGCGTTTCGCGGGCGAGGCGGACCAGGCCGACGACATCACGGTCCTGGCCCTGCGCTGGAACGGCCCCACGGGCTAG
- a CDS encoding TolC family protein — protein MTRCATMRPSGRVMLAALALSAALLVLAGAARAEQAETIADASLAPLNAYVEEALANSPNLKASEAAWKAAAQRAPQVSAPPDPRFTYGYYIQPAETRTGPQRMRYAISQTIPWFGRLSNMEKQAVLEADAALARLESQRLLTAAQVRDAYYEYAYVAQAVRLTRENVLLLGYLERVAEDRYRAGLSPYAELVRLQLESGRLEDTLRSLKDLERPVRARLNTAMNRAPDSPLPEPETIPVMVLEHDEAELLAGLAECNPELRALSSLTEAAQTGMDQAKLGYFPDITLGLEMIQQDRARAGDPVNNGKYPTVATVGINLPIWFGARNAAVEEADHKRQSSREQWFATHNRLQAAMELALYRYRDAGRKIDLYQESLLPKAEQGLGATLTAYTAGQGSALDLVDAQRTLLEFQLSALRALADQGQRMAEMETLLGREIPCRVHGVRLEMNGAAQTPTQ, from the coding sequence ATGACACGTTGCGCGACCATGAGGCCCTCAGGCCGCGTCATGCTCGCCGCGCTGGCGCTCTCGGCCGCGCTGCTCGTCCTTGCGGGAGCGGCGCGCGCGGAGCAGGCGGAAACCATCGCCGACGCCTCGCTGGCCCCGCTGAACGCCTACGTGGAGGAGGCCCTGGCCAACAGCCCGAACCTCAAGGCCTCCGAGGCGGCCTGGAAGGCGGCCGCACAGCGCGCTCCCCAGGTCTCCGCGCCTCCCGATCCGCGCTTCACCTACGGCTACTACATCCAGCCCGCAGAGACGCGCACCGGTCCGCAACGCATGCGCTACGCCATCTCTCAGACCATCCCTTGGTTCGGCCGCCTTTCGAACATGGAGAAGCAGGCCGTGCTCGAAGCCGATGCCGCCCTGGCCCGCCTTGAGTCCCAAAGACTCCTGACCGCCGCCCAGGTGAGGGACGCCTACTACGAATACGCCTACGTGGCCCAGGCCGTGCGCCTGACGCGCGAAAACGTGCTTTTGCTCGGTTACCTGGAGCGCGTGGCCGAGGACCGCTACCGGGCCGGACTTTCTCCCTACGCCGAACTCGTGCGCCTGCAGCTTGAGTCCGGCAGGCTCGAAGACACCTTGCGGTCCCTGAAGGATCTGGAACGGCCCGTGCGAGCCCGGTTGAACACGGCCATGAACCGCGCCCCAGACAGTCCCCTGCCCGAGCCCGAGACCATCCCCGTGATGGTCCTCGAACACGACGAGGCCGAACTGCTCGCCGGGCTGGCCGAGTGCAACCCCGAACTGCGCGCACTAAGCTCCCTGACCGAGGCCGCGCAGACAGGCATGGATCAGGCCAAGCTCGGCTACTTCCCGGACATCACCCTGGGTCTTGAGATGATCCAGCAGGACCGGGCCAGGGCGGGCGATCCCGTGAACAACGGCAAGTATCCCACCGTGGCCACGGTAGGCATCAACCTGCCCATCTGGTTCGGCGCACGCAACGCGGCCGTGGAAGAGGCCGACCACAAACGCCAGTCCTCGCGCGAGCAGTGGTTCGCGACCCACAACCGCCTACAGGCGGCCATGGAACTCGCTTTGTACAGATACCGCGACGCGGGCCGCAAGATCGACCTTTACCAGGAAAGCCTGCTGCCCAAGGCCGAACAGGGGCTCGGAGCCACGCTCACGGCCTACACTGCGGGCCAGGGCTCGGCCCTGGACCTCGTGGACGCCCAGCGCACCCTGCTCGAATTTCAGCTTTCCGCCCTGCGCGCCCTGGCCGACCAGGGGCAGCGCATGGCCGAAATGGAGACCCTGCTCGGCCGGGAGATCCCCTGCCGGGTCCACGGCGTGCGCCTGGAGATGAACGGCGCGGCCCAAACCCCCACACAATAG
- a CDS encoding ABC transporter substrate-binding protein: protein MAFGDRNNATLAAPWALLLCALLAWAAVSPAALYASTPGENAPRPLTRVTFIPQWEPQAQFAGYYAALAKGFYREAGLDVVVLRGGPSRPPSRMLAERKADFGTMFLASALMARDAGLDLVNLAQLVSHSTLLLVAKKSSGIFSARDLNGRVVSLWGPEFRVQPYMFFRRHGLMVDAVPQGFTIDLLLRDAVSAASAMRYNELHAILNAGYDLDELTIFDLAKEGLDFPEDGIYALRETIERDPETCHAFVTASIRGWLWAFENEKEALDIVMSHVNAANLPTNRVHQQWMLREIKRVMLGDGAAQLGQLDQKAFETVGRALVMEGLAATFPPFEEFHVPSVGK from the coding sequence GTGGCATTTGGCGACCGCAACAACGCGACTCTGGCCGCGCCGTGGGCGCTGCTCCTGTGCGCGCTGCTCGCCTGGGCGGCCGTCTCTCCCGCCGCCCTGTACGCCTCCACGCCCGGCGAAAACGCCCCTCGGCCGCTGACGCGCGTGACCTTCATCCCTCAATGGGAGCCCCAGGCACAGTTCGCGGGCTACTACGCCGCCCTGGCCAAGGGCTTCTATCGGGAGGCCGGGCTCGACGTGGTCGTCCTGCGCGGCGGGCCGTCGCGGCCGCCCTCCCGGATGCTCGCCGAACGCAAGGCCGACTTCGGGACCATGTTCCTGGCCTCGGCGCTCATGGCGCGCGACGCGGGCCTGGATCTGGTGAACCTCGCCCAGCTCGTGTCCCACTCGACCCTGCTGCTCGTGGCCAAGAAATCCTCGGGCATCTTCTCCGCGCGCGACCTCAACGGCCGTGTCGTGAGCCTGTGGGGGCCGGAATTCCGGGTCCAGCCATACATGTTCTTCCGCCGCCACGGGCTGATGGTCGACGCCGTGCCCCAGGGCTTCACCATCGACCTCTTGCTGCGCGACGCCGTTTCCGCGGCATCGGCCATGCGCTACAACGAACTGCACGCCATCTTGAACGCGGGCTACGATTTGGACGAATTGACCATCTTCGATCTGGCCAAGGAAGGGCTGGACTTTCCCGAGGACGGCATCTACGCCCTGCGCGAGACAATCGAGCGCGACCCAGAAACGTGCCACGCCTTCGTCACGGCCTCGATCCGGGGTTGGCTTTGGGCCTTCGAGAACGAAAAGGAAGCCCTGGACATCGTCATGAGCCACGTCAACGCCGCCAACCTGCCCACCAACCGCGTGCATCAGCAATGGATGCTGCGCGAAATCAAGCGGGTCATGCTCGGCGACGGCGCGGCCCAACTCGGACAGCTGGACCAAAAGGCCTTCGAAACCGTGGGGCGCGCCCTGGTCATGGAAGGCCTGGCCGCGACCTTCCCGCCCTTTGAGGAGTTCCATGTCCCGTCCGTCGGAAAATAA
- a CDS encoding efflux RND transporter periplasmic adaptor subunit codes for MSEKTTPDGRKRRLGWWIAAIIGVFVLGFLLGGKDHDHPAPGERIAADGHEDHDHGGDATLWTCSMHPQVLLPEPGQCPICFMDLIPVARDDGQETVSLRQITLSPRAQKLAQVRTAKVERRDPSFERLMVGQVAYDETRLGTITAWMPGRIERLRVDFTGAFVRRGQPMADIYSPDLFAAQAELIQAVKSLPELSGSTLAVVRESARRTEEAAREKLRLLGLTPAQIEEIVARGRPSDRVTLHAPLSGVVIRREVNEGMYVQTGSPLFSIADISRVWVMLEAYESDLPFVRVGQTVSFTTDAFPGRIFNGAVTYIDPFLNEASRTARVRLEAANADHALKPGMYVRAVKRDAPDTRRAGEEPPLVIPASAPLITGKRAIVYVAVPGHEGMYEGREIMLGPRAGDWYIVRAGLSEGEEVVARGAFRIDSAVQIQARPSMMSPEPGGGPVGHDHGPAEHDHAAMEETMPDESGFTVPRDLARAVTGLDDSMPDLARAVESGDLPGLRAAAKNFYDRACAIDPQELTGDAALMWRELSMLLRNDSLILSEVKSPGEARFHFAELTRTMRRLTASFGRPRGDAPTAVAEEDAAEDFRADTPPAFAAQLGAVVSAYLPLTEALATDDLAAAQNAAAEIQAKLEATDMGLLPHDPHMFWMRRLMPMNEALRTLRAATDLAGARAALGPLSDELIAAVAGLGISGTGPVHEAFCPMVAGGQGGFWLQRGRDIRNPYFGPMMLACGEIRRTFGE; via the coding sequence ATGAGCGAGAAGACGACCCCGGACGGCAGGAAGCGGCGCCTGGGCTGGTGGATTGCCGCCATCATCGGCGTGTTCGTCCTGGGATTCCTCCTGGGCGGGAAGGACCATGACCACCCGGCCCCGGGCGAACGCATCGCCGCCGACGGCCACGAAGACCACGACCACGGCGGCGATGCGACCCTGTGGACCTGTTCCATGCACCCGCAGGTGCTCCTGCCCGAGCCGGGCCAGTGCCCCATCTGCTTCATGGACCTGATCCCGGTGGCGCGCGACGACGGCCAGGAGACCGTGAGTCTTCGCCAGATCACGCTCTCGCCGCGCGCGCAAAAGCTCGCCCAGGTGCGCACCGCCAAGGTGGAGCGCCGCGACCCGTCCTTCGAGCGGCTCATGGTCGGCCAGGTGGCCTACGACGAGACGCGCCTTGGAACCATCACCGCCTGGATGCCCGGCCGCATCGAGCGGCTGCGCGTGGACTTCACCGGGGCCTTCGTGCGGCGCGGCCAGCCCATGGCCGACATCTACAGCCCGGACCTGTTCGCCGCGCAGGCCGAACTGATCCAGGCCGTGAAGAGCCTGCCCGAGCTTTCGGGCAGTACCCTGGCCGTGGTGCGCGAATCCGCGCGCCGCACCGAGGAGGCCGCGCGCGAAAAGTTGCGCCTTTTGGGCCTGACCCCGGCCCAGATCGAGGAGATCGTGGCCAGGGGACGGCCGAGCGACCGCGTGACCCTGCACGCGCCGCTCTCGGGCGTGGTCATCCGGCGCGAGGTGAACGAGGGCATGTACGTGCAGACCGGCTCACCGCTCTTCTCCATCGCCGACATCTCGCGCGTTTGGGTGATGCTCGAAGCCTACGAGTCCGACCTGCCCTTCGTGCGCGTGGGACAGACCGTCTCCTTCACCACCGACGCCTTCCCCGGCCGGATATTCAACGGCGCCGTGACCTACATCGACCCCTTCCTGAACGAGGCCTCGCGCACCGCGCGGGTGCGGCTGGAAGCGGCCAACGCCGACCATGCGCTGAAGCCCGGCATGTACGTGCGCGCCGTGAAGCGCGACGCCCCGGACACGCGCCGGGCGGGAGAGGAGCCGCCGCTGGTCATCCCGGCCAGCGCGCCGCTGATCACGGGCAAGCGGGCCATCGTCTACGTGGCCGTGCCCGGACACGAAGGCATGTACGAGGGCCGCGAGATCATGCTCGGGCCGCGCGCGGGCGACTGGTACATCGTACGCGCGGGGCTTTCCGAGGGCGAGGAGGTGGTCGCGCGCGGGGCTTTTCGGATCGACAGCGCCGTGCAGATCCAGGCCAGGCCGAGCATGATGAGCCCCGAGCCCGGCGGCGGCCCCGTGGGCCACGACCACGGCCCGGCCGAACACGATCACGCGGCCATGGAAGAAACCATGCCCGACGAATCGGGCTTCACCGTGCCGCGCGACCTGGCCCGGGCCGTGACCGGACTCGACGACTCCATGCCGGACCTGGCGCGGGCCGTGGAAAGCGGCGATCTGCCGGGGCTTCGCGCCGCGGCCAAGAACTTCTACGACCGCGCCTGCGCCATCGACCCCCAGGAACTGACCGGCGATGCCGCGCTCATGTGGCGCGAATTGTCCATGCTTTTGCGCAACGACTCCCTGATCCTCTCCGAGGTCAAAAGCCCTGGCGAGGCGCGCTTCCACTTCGCCGAACTCACGCGCACCATGCGCCGCCTGACCGCGTCCTTCGGCCGCCCCAGGGGGGATGCGCCCACGGCCGTGGCCGAGGAGGACGCGGCCGAGGATTTCCGCGCCGACACGCCGCCCGCCTTCGCGGCCCAACTCGGGGCCGTGGTTTCGGCCTACCTGCCCCTGACCGAGGCCCTGGCCACGGACGACCTTGCGGCCGCGCAAAACGCCGCGGCCGAGATCCAGGCCAAACTCGAAGCCACGGACATGGGCCTCTTGCCGCACGACCCGCACATGTTCTGGATGCGCAGGCTCATGCCCATGAACGAGGCCCTGCGGACCCTGCGCGCGGCCACGGACCTGGCCGGGGCGCGCGCCGCGCTCGGGCCGCTCTCCGACGAACTCATCGCGGCCGTGGCCGGACTCGGGATTTCCGGGACAGGCCCGGTCCACGAGGCTTTCTGTCCCATGGTCGCGGGCGGGCAGGGCGGATTCTGGCTGCAACGCGGCAGGGACATCCGAAATCCCTACTTCGGCCCCATGATGCTCGCCTGCGGCGAAATCAGACGCACCTTCGGCGAGTAG